GACGTCGTGCGCGAGCTGGGCATCGCCGTGGCCAATGTGGAGTATCGGCTGGCCCCGGAGACCCCGTTCCCCGGTCCGCTCGACGACTGTTACGCGGCCCTGGAATACGTCTACGCGCGCAGCGAGGAGCTGGGCATCGACCGCACGCGGATCGCCGTCGGGGGATCGAGTGCCGGCGGTGGGCTCGCCGCGGGCACCGTGCTCCGGGCGCGTGACGAAGGCGGCGTCCCGATCGCGTTCCAGTTCCTCGTCAGCCCGGCGCTCGACGACCGCGGCGACACTCCCTCGGCCCGCCGGTTCGCCGACGGCCCGATCGTGACCCGCCGGTTCAGCGAACTCGTCTGGCAGAAGTACCTCGGCCCCGGCTATACCGGCCCCGGTGACACGCGGGTCTCGCCCTACGCCGTGCCGGCCCGTGCCACCGACCTGAGCGGCCTGCCGCCGACCTACCTCGTCGCCATGGAGCTGGATCCGTTGCGCGACGACAACATCCAGTACGCGCTCAGGCTTCTGCAGGCGGAGGTCAGCGTCGAGCTGCATGCCCATCCCGGGACCGTCCACGGGTCCACGGAGCTGGTCACCTCAGCCCGCAGCAGCATCCGAGCGACCCGGGGGATGCTCGATGCCCTGCGTCGAGGCCTGCGGATCGACGCGGAGGCACCGTGATTCGCCGTGCGGGCGGTGCCCGCGCCCTTTTCAGCCCGGCAAGCCCACCCCGGAAGAATGGATCGATCGGTCATGGCTATTGATCTCGGACGGCGCACATTCCGCGCCGCGTCATCGACGGCGCCCCGGCGGGTGGCGGCGCTGGCGCTCGTTTCCCTTCTGGCCGCGTCATGTTCGGCCACCACCGGCTCCGGTCCCGGTGGTCCCGGCGGCGAACCCGTCACCGGGGGGACCCTGAAAGTGGGCGTGACGAGTGACATCTCGTCGCTGAACCCCTACGACGGCGCCGGCGAGTCGACCAGCCTGGTCCTGGCCCAGCTCAACGCCGGACTGTTCAAGCGGTTCAACGACAAGGTCATGCCGGCCATCGCCGAGGGCCTGGCCCCCTCGGCCGACGGGAAGTCGGTGACGATCACGCTGCGCAAAGGCCTGAAGTTCTCCGACGGGAAGCCGATCACCCCGAAGGACGTGGTGTTCTCGCTCGAACAGGCCAAGCAGGGCGGCGTGGTCGGGTCGCTCTACAAGGAGACGATCACCGCGGAGAAGGCGCAGGGCGCCGATCAGGTTGTGCTCGACCTCGTGCGGCCGACCATCAATCTCGACGCGTTGCTGTCCTACACCCAAGCCGCCATCATCCCCGACGGCTTTGGTGGGGCCGGCAAGGACGAGTTCTACCGGAACCCGGTCGGGGCAGGCCCGTTCTCGTTCACGGGGCGCCGGCCGGGCACCTCGGTCTCGCTGACCAAGAACAAGAACTTCTGGGACACGAAGAAGCCGTACGTCGATGCACTCGACTTCCAGGTGTTCAACAGCGTCAACGCGCTGACTTCGGCATTCCAGGCCGGGACCGTCCAGGCCGTCCCGTTCGCTCCGCGGGAATCGGTCCCCAGCTTCGCCGGGGCGAACGTCGTGCACACGGCGGCCGCTTCGACAGAGCTGGTCTTCGTCAACGGCCGCACGGGTCCGCTGAAGAGCGTTCAGGTCCGTCAGGCCATTTCGGCGGCGATCGATCGCAAGGCCATCGTGAAGCAGCTCGGCAGCACCGCCGACAAGCCGACCGAAACGTACCTCCCGGTGACCGTTCTGGGGCAGGCCCACTCGGCGCCGGTCGGCGACCAGGATCTCGCGAAAGCCAAGCAACTGCTGGCCGGGACCCCTTACAGCAGCGGCGCGTCGATCGAACTGATCTACCCCACCGGCGACGCGACGCTCGCCATGACCGTGCAGGCGATCCAGGAAGACCTCGCGAACGCCGGGATCAAGCTGAACGCGAAGGCACTCGACCTGGGTGCCTGGGTCCAGCGCCTGCTGGCCGGGAACTACGAGCTGGCCTACCAGAGCATCAGTGCCGCGGGCAGCACCGCCGAAGCGCCCCTGGCGTTCTACGTGACCTCCAACGCCATCGGCGGCGGCTGGTCCACCCAGGTGGCCAAGGACACCCTCCAGCAGTACCAGGCGGCCAAGGACGCGGCGGGTCAGGCGCAGGCGCTCGACACGTTTCAGAACTGGATCGGCTCCGAACTGCCGGTGATCCCGACGGTTTCGGTGAGCCCGGCGCTGGTTCTGTCCACAAAGGTCGGTGGATTCCAGGGCATGCCTACGGTGACGCAGCAATCCCTGCCGATGGAAGAGCTGTGGCTGGCCAAATGAGCGACGCCGGTGCCGGTCGCGGGTGACCGGCACCGGCCGCACGGCCACCCGGTATCCCGTCCGTCGAGGAAGCACGGCCCAGAGAAAAGGAGCCCCTGATGGTGCTCGGTGTGGTGAGACGGCTGGCCAGCGTGGTGATCCTCCTGTTCGGCGTGCTGGCCGTCGTGTTCCTGCTGGGGCAGAGCGCACCCGGGGATCCCGGGCGTCAGCTCCTCGGCCTCGACGCGCCGCAGAGCGCCGTCGACGCCATGAACCACAAGCTGGGCCTGGACCGCTCGTTGTGGAGCCAGTTCTGGTCCTACGTCGGCAACGTCCTCCACGGTGACCTCGGCCGGTCCTACAGCAGCTCCGAACCGGTGATCGGGCTGATCTGGGACCGGTTCGGGGCCACCGCCTGGTTGCTGGTCGCGGGACTGGCGCTGTCGCTGGCCCTTTCCGTCACCCTCGCGACGCTCGCGGCCCGCTATCGCGGGACCTGGGTCGACACAGCTGTCCGGTTGTTCACCGTGACTTCCATTGCCATGCCTGCCTTTTGGAGCGGTCTGCTCCTCGTACTCGTCGTCGCGCTCCCCACCGGCTGGTTCCCCGTGGGCGGTTTCGGGGACACGACCGTCGAGCACTTCCGCAGCATCGTGCTCCCGGCGATCACGCTGGCGATCGCCACCGCACCCATCCAGGTAAGGGTGTTGCGTTCGAACCTGATCGAGTCGCTGGGCTCGGGTTATGTCGAAGCGGCGGCCTCCCGCGGCGTCTCTCGGCACCGGCTCTTGACGCGGCATGCGTTGCCCAACGCGGCGGTCCCGGCGATCGCGGTGGTCTCGATCCAGGCTGGCTACCTGCTGTTCGGCTCGGTGATCGTCGAGAACACCTTCCAGCTCCCGGGCCTGGGGTCCGGATTGGTCACGGCCATCACCCAGCGCGATTACCCGATGATCAACGGCATCACCCTGCTGTTCGCGGTCCTGGTGGTCTCGTTCAGCCTGATCGGCGACGCGTTGTCGGCGATCGTCGATCCGCGAGTGAGGGCCTCATGAGCGATATGACCGCCAATCTGCCGGCCTCCGTGACGGCGTCCGCCACCAAGACGACGGGCAGCCGGCTCGGTTTCCGGATCGGGCTCACGATCGTGGGCGTCGCGATCGTGGTGGCCATCGTCGGCCCGTATCTCGTGCCGCACGACCCCTATCAGCAGGATTTGATGAACCGCCTGGCCGCGCCTTCGGGAGAGCACTGGCTTGGCACCGACGCGCTCGGGCGGGACGTGTTCTCGCGCCTGGTCGCCGCCACGCGGGTCGACCTCGGGGTCGGCATCCTCGGAGCTCTGTTCCCGTTCCTGCTCGGCACGCTCCTGGGCTGCGTCGCGGCGTACTTCGGCTCGATCTGGGACGCCATCGTCATGCGGCTGACCGATCTGGTGCTCGCTTTTCCCGTCTACGTCCTCATCATCACGCTCATCGCGGTCGGCGGGTCGGGGACCAGGACGCTGCTCATCGCCTTCACCGCGGTGGGCTGGGTCGGGTACGCGCGCCTCGTGCGGTCGGTCGTGCTGCGGGTCAAGAACGAGGACTACATCTCGGCCGCCCGGCTCGGCGGCGTCTCGCACGGCCGGATCATGGTGCGCCACCTGCTGCCGAACGTCCTGCGCAGCTCGCTGACCCTGCTCGTCACGGACGTCATGTTCGTGCTGCTGGGCCTGGCCTCCTTCTCCTACCTCGGGCTGGGCATCCAGCCGCCCACGCCCGACTGGGGGGCGATGATCGCCGACGCCCAGCCGTACATGCAGCAGCAGTGGTGGCTCATCGCCGCGCCGGGGGCCATGGTCGCCCTGGTCGGTTCGGGTCTGATGCTGATCGGAGAACGTCTCGATGACCGCACTCACTGAGGCCCCCGTCGCCATCGAGGTCGACGGGCTCACCTTGTCGGGTCCGT
This Amycolatopsis sulphurea DNA region includes the following protein-coding sequences:
- a CDS encoding alpha/beta hydrolase, translated to MTTFPAMDPELAAAAAGFPDLDISGPAGLLAAREAVEEGSAAAIAGFSYDGVDVQVVAAPGLGEAPDVPIRLLRPVGTPGPLPVLLALHGGGFVLGKAQDYEYFCLDVVRELGIAVANVEYRLAPETPFPGPLDDCYAALEYVYARSEELGIDRTRIAVGGSSAGGGLAAGTVLRARDEGGVPIAFQFLVSPALDDRGDTPSARRFADGPIVTRRFSELVWQKYLGPGYTGPGDTRVSPYAVPARATDLSGLPPTYLVAMELDPLRDDNIQYALRLLQAEVSVELHAHPGTVHGSTELVTSARSSIRATRGMLDALRRGLRIDAEAP
- a CDS encoding ABC transporter substrate-binding protein; this encodes MAIDLGRRTFRAASSTAPRRVAALALVSLLAASCSATTGSGPGGPGGEPVTGGTLKVGVTSDISSLNPYDGAGESTSLVLAQLNAGLFKRFNDKVMPAIAEGLAPSADGKSVTITLRKGLKFSDGKPITPKDVVFSLEQAKQGGVVGSLYKETITAEKAQGADQVVLDLVRPTINLDALLSYTQAAIIPDGFGGAGKDEFYRNPVGAGPFSFTGRRPGTSVSLTKNKNFWDTKKPYVDALDFQVFNSVNALTSAFQAGTVQAVPFAPRESVPSFAGANVVHTAAASTELVFVNGRTGPLKSVQVRQAISAAIDRKAIVKQLGSTADKPTETYLPVTVLGQAHSAPVGDQDLAKAKQLLAGTPYSSGASIELIYPTGDATLAMTVQAIQEDLANAGIKLNAKALDLGAWVQRLLAGNYELAYQSISAAGSTAEAPLAFYVTSNAIGGGWSTQVAKDTLQQYQAAKDAAGQAQALDTFQNWIGSELPVIPTVSVSPALVLSTKVGGFQGMPTVTQQSLPMEELWLAK
- a CDS encoding ABC transporter permease, which produces MVLGVVRRLASVVILLFGVLAVVFLLGQSAPGDPGRQLLGLDAPQSAVDAMNHKLGLDRSLWSQFWSYVGNVLHGDLGRSYSSSEPVIGLIWDRFGATAWLLVAGLALSLALSVTLATLAARYRGTWVDTAVRLFTVTSIAMPAFWSGLLLVLVVALPTGWFPVGGFGDTTVEHFRSIVLPAITLAIATAPIQVRVLRSNLIESLGSGYVEAAASRGVSRHRLLTRHALPNAAVPAIAVVSIQAGYLLFGSVIVENTFQLPGLGSGLVTAITQRDYPMINGITLLFAVLVVSFSLIGDALSAIVDPRVRAS
- a CDS encoding ABC transporter permease, whose product is MSDMTANLPASVTASATKTTGSRLGFRIGLTIVGVAIVVAIVGPYLVPHDPYQQDLMNRLAAPSGEHWLGTDALGRDVFSRLVAATRVDLGVGILGALFPFLLGTLLGCVAAYFGSIWDAIVMRLTDLVLAFPVYVLIITLIAVGGSGTRTLLIAFTAVGWVGYARLVRSVVLRVKNEDYISAARLGGVSHGRIMVRHLLPNVLRSSLTLLVTDVMFVLLGLASFSYLGLGIQPPTPDWGAMIADAQPYMQQQWWLIAAPGAMVALVGSGLMLIGERLDDRTH